The proteins below are encoded in one region of Synchiropus splendidus isolate RoL2022-P1 chromosome 13, RoL_Sspl_1.0, whole genome shotgun sequence:
- the ap2m1a gene encoding AP-2 complex subunit mu-A isoform X2: MIGGLFIYNHKGEVLISRVYRDDIGRNAVDAFRVNVIHARQQVRSPVTNIARTSFFHVKRSNIWLAAVTKQNVNAAMVFEFLYKMCDVMTAYFGKISEENIKNNFVLIYELLDEILDFGYPQNSETGALKTFITQQGIKGQHQTKEEQSQITSQVTGQIGWRREGIKYRRNELFLDVLESVNLLMSPQGQVLSAHVSGRVVMKSYLSGMPECKFGMNDKIVIDKQGKGGASDDAGKSGKQSIAIDDCTFHQCVRLSKFDSERSISFIPPDGEYELMRYRTTKDIILPFRVIPLVREVGRTKLEVKVVIKSNFKPSLLAQKIEVRIPTPLNTSGVQVICMKGKAKYKASENAIVWKIKRMAGMKESQISAEIELLPTNDKKKWARPPISMNFEVPFAPSGLKVRYLKVFESKLNYSDHDVIKWVRYIGRSGIYETRC; encoded by the exons GCGCAACGCCGTGGATGCGTTCCGCGTGAACGTGATCCACGCTCGGCAGCAGGTGCGATCCCCGGTCACCAACATTGCCCGCACCAGCTTCTTCCACGTCAAGCGCTCCAACATCTGGCTGGCTGCCGTCACCAAGCAGAATGTCAACGCCGCCATGGTGTTCGAGTTCCTGTACAAGATGTGCGACGTCATGACCGCATACTTCGGCAAGATCAGCGAGGAAAACATCAAGAACAACTTTGTGCTCATCTACGAGCTGCTGGATG AGATCCTGGACTTTGGTTACCCCCAGAACTCTGAGACTGGAGCCCTGAAGACTTTCATCACCCAGCAGGGCATTAAGGGACAG CACCAGACAAAAGAGGAGCAGTCTCAGATCACCAGCCAGGTGACAGGACAGATTGGCTGGCGCCGCGAAGGCATCAAGTATCGCCGCAATGAGCTCTTCCTCGACGTGCTGGAGAGCGTCAACCTGCTCATGTCACCTCAAG GCCAGGTGCTGAGTGCGCACGTGTCGGGCCGAGTGGTGATGAAGAGCTACCTGAGCGGGATGCCCGAATGCAAGTTCGGCATGAATGACAAGATTGTGATCGACAAACAGGGTAAAGGAGGAGCCTCCGACGATGCCGGCAAGAG TGGGAAACAGTCTATTGCCATCGACGACTGCACTTTCCATCAGTGCGTGCGTCTCAGTAAGTTTGACTCTGAGAGGAGCATCAGCTTCATCCCACCGGATGGAGAGTACGAGCTGATGAG GTACCGAACCACTAAGGACATCATCCTGCCGTTCAGGGTCATTCCTCTGGTCAGGGAAGTGGGTCGCACCAAACTGGAGGTGAAGGTGGTCATCAAGTCCAACTTTAAACCGTCTCTGCTGGCCCAGAAGATCGAG GTTCGTATCCCGACACCGCTCAACACCAGTGGAGTCCAGGTGATCTGTATGAAGGGAAAAGCCAAGTACAAGGCCAGTGAGAACGCCATTGTGTGGAA GATCAAGCGCATGGCGGGAATGAAGGAGTCTCAGATCAGCGCTGAGATCGAGCTGCTGCCGACCAACGACAAGAAGAAGTGGGCCAGACCTCCCATCTCCATGAACTTCGAG GTTCCTTTCGCTCCGTCTGGTCTGAAGGTGCGCTACCTGAAGGTGTTTGAGTCCAAACTCAACTACAGTGACCACGACGTCATCAAATGGGTGCGGTACATCGGTCGTTCCGGCATCTACGAAACACGCTGCTAA
- the ap2m1a gene encoding AP-2 complex subunit mu-A isoform X1, translated as MIGGLFIYNHKGEVLISRVYRDDIGRNAVDAFRVNVIHARQQVRSPVTNIARTSFFHVKRSNIWLAAVTKQNVNAAMVFEFLYKMCDVMTAYFGKISEENIKNNFVLIYELLDEILDFGYPQNSETGALKTFITQQGIKGQHQTKEEQSQITSQVTGQIGWRREGIKYRRNELFLDVLESVNLLMSPQGQVLSAHVSGRVVMKSYLSGMPECKFGMNDKIVIDKQGKGGASDDAGKSDLGGGSGKQSIAIDDCTFHQCVRLSKFDSERSISFIPPDGEYELMRYRTTKDIILPFRVIPLVREVGRTKLEVKVVIKSNFKPSLLAQKIEVRIPTPLNTSGVQVICMKGKAKYKASENAIVWKIKRMAGMKESQISAEIELLPTNDKKKWARPPISMNFEVPFAPSGLKVRYLKVFESKLNYSDHDVIKWVRYIGRSGIYETRC; from the exons GCGCAACGCCGTGGATGCGTTCCGCGTGAACGTGATCCACGCTCGGCAGCAGGTGCGATCCCCGGTCACCAACATTGCCCGCACCAGCTTCTTCCACGTCAAGCGCTCCAACATCTGGCTGGCTGCCGTCACCAAGCAGAATGTCAACGCCGCCATGGTGTTCGAGTTCCTGTACAAGATGTGCGACGTCATGACCGCATACTTCGGCAAGATCAGCGAGGAAAACATCAAGAACAACTTTGTGCTCATCTACGAGCTGCTGGATG AGATCCTGGACTTTGGTTACCCCCAGAACTCTGAGACTGGAGCCCTGAAGACTTTCATCACCCAGCAGGGCATTAAGGGACAG CACCAGACAAAAGAGGAGCAGTCTCAGATCACCAGCCAGGTGACAGGACAGATTGGCTGGCGCCGCGAAGGCATCAAGTATCGCCGCAATGAGCTCTTCCTCGACGTGCTGGAGAGCGTCAACCTGCTCATGTCACCTCAAG GCCAGGTGCTGAGTGCGCACGTGTCGGGCCGAGTGGTGATGAAGAGCTACCTGAGCGGGATGCCCGAATGCAAGTTCGGCATGAATGACAAGATTGTGATCGACAAACAGGGTAAAGGAGGAGCCTCCGACGATGCCGGCAAGAG TGATTTAGGGGGAGGAAG TGGGAAACAGTCTATTGCCATCGACGACTGCACTTTCCATCAGTGCGTGCGTCTCAGTAAGTTTGACTCTGAGAGGAGCATCAGCTTCATCCCACCGGATGGAGAGTACGAGCTGATGAG GTACCGAACCACTAAGGACATCATCCTGCCGTTCAGGGTCATTCCTCTGGTCAGGGAAGTGGGTCGCACCAAACTGGAGGTGAAGGTGGTCATCAAGTCCAACTTTAAACCGTCTCTGCTGGCCCAGAAGATCGAG GTTCGTATCCCGACACCGCTCAACACCAGTGGAGTCCAGGTGATCTGTATGAAGGGAAAAGCCAAGTACAAGGCCAGTGAGAACGCCATTGTGTGGAA GATCAAGCGCATGGCGGGAATGAAGGAGTCTCAGATCAGCGCTGAGATCGAGCTGCTGCCGACCAACGACAAGAAGAAGTGGGCCAGACCTCCCATCTCCATGAACTTCGAG GTTCCTTTCGCTCCGTCTGGTCTGAAGGTGCGCTACCTGAAGGTGTTTGAGTCCAAACTCAACTACAGTGACCACGACGTCATCAAATGGGTGCGGTACATCGGTCGTTCCGGCATCTACGAAACACGCTGCTAA